The genome window GACTGAAGGGCttattacagtagctacatttatgaggtttttctcctctatgtatcttttcatgttgattcttgtTGCCCATTTGACTAAAGGACttattacagtagctacatttataaggtttttctTCTCTATGTAACCTTTCATGTTGATTCTTGCTGTCTATTCGACTGAAGGACttattacagtagctacatttataagggtTTTCTCCTTtatgtatcttttcatgtcgattcttaTGTCCCATTTGACTGAAggacttgttacagtagctacatttataaggtttttctCCTCTGTGTATCTTTTCATGTTTATTCTTGTCACCCATATGAATGAAAGACttattacagtagctacatttataaggtttttctcctctatgtatcttttcatgtcgattcttgtcaCCCATTCTACTGAAGGACttattacagtagctacatttacaaggtttttctcctctatgtttcatttcatgtcgattcttgtcaCTCATTTGACTGAAGGACttattacagtagctacatttataaggtttttctcctctatgtatcatttcatgtttaTTCTTATTACCCATTTGATTGAAGGACttattacagtagctacatttataaggtttttctcctctatgtatcttttcatgtcgattcttgttgcTCATTCCACTGAAGGATttattacagtagctacatttataggtTTTTTCTCCTatatgtatcttttcatgttgattcttatTTCCCATATGACTGAAAGatttgttacagtagctacatttataaggtttttctctttgtatcttttcatgttgattcttgtTGTTCGGTGTTGCTTGCATTTGAGTTTTGTCATCTCTTGGTTTATTTTTCTTAGCACAAGTTACAGTAAATGTCCCCAGATCTGACTTATGATTCCTCCAGGGGAGAGTAGCACATCTTGCTTTGGGTGGTAAATGAGGATTGCTATACCAGTATGGTGTTATTGTCAACTTATGATGACGAAGATGAGATAAATAACGAGGGATGCTGTTGATGAACCTCCTCTTACAATACTTGCAAACAGGGTCATTCAGCAAATCCCACTGCCGTTTTGGTCGTCGACTTGACATTGTATCTGTGTGAGATAGAAAAATgatatattttcaataatttataaAGTGATGTACGTATATTTAGACACAATATaagttacatacatgtatgttgtataTTGCTGCAATTCCAAGTGAGAGACTCATCAACAGTGATAACAAGAAATCTGATAGATGACACTTTTAAAATTGATTCATTATCAATATATATGGTTGTGTTTGGGAACACCCAATTACTAAATCTGTTCTTAAAAACCATATATTTGATTATAGACGATTTCCGTAATTGACCACTTTGTCGCCGTTGGCGGCATTTGACTCTGCTAACTCCAGTTTAGCGGAGCAGAAacactgaaagcgaggccaaagatcaaattacatactcccaattatgcaaagttaatttgctaagtaactataaggactatTTAGCTGAGACTAGATACATAATGTAGTACAAGCACAATAGAAGTATATTatgtttagcattttgctaattttaatctgcataattaattagggttaatttcttgaaaaaaataaaatgaactctATTTAATTctgcagattaaaattagcaaaatgctaaacgtaATACTTCTATTTTACTTATACTACATTATGTACCAAGTTTCAGCTAAATAGTCCTTATAGTTATTtagcaaattaactttgcataaaaGAACCATATTGTGATCTATTCGTAAGTTTGAGATTTCACATAACTTGAGATTTATTGTTTTGATAAAGTAAGGATAAAACTTATACGAAGCCAAAAGGTTGGTATCGTCTGCGGaaattataaatttgaaaaaattagAGTAGTAGACAATGTCATTcagatataaaataaaagtaaagggCCTAAGATTGATCCTTGTGGAATGAACTAGAGATGATTTAGCATTATTAAAAGAACCATATTGTGATCTATTCGTAAGATAGTTCCTGAACCACTCAAAGGCAATGCTATGTACACTGCAATGTGTTAGTTTCGAGAGAAGAGAGGTCCAGGAAGATGCCAACAGTGTGCTGGTTACTATTTAAATCAGAAACTATTTTGTTGTACGCCTCCAAAgtagcatttttttttacattttttccattttttttatcacCCTTGGTACAAAAGTCTATTGTTCacccattatttttttttcaccacACTGCGTCTACCGACAGCCTTTGAACCAATGGCCATGATGGGGGTATTTTTGAAGGTACAAGTACAAATGGTTATAattataaaagaaagaatataagaaaCATGAACACTAATGGTTGCAAGGGCTTGACTGAACATCTTACTCATGATACTAGAAAACAAAGAGCAGGAGTGATAcggttcttacattatgcagactgcagactggcagactggattgttgcatgttcatgaaatactttccatcattataaaacttttttttttttttacaacagtTGCTGTGTAAACAGGTACATCCCAATGTCATACTTAATAAGTGAatgtattcaattcaattatttaaggggggactacacccctgcccaattttgtgcctatttttgcatttttctcaacaattatagcgcaatggtgacaagtaagatatgtatattataggggcaaggactacaactactgcactggaaattttatttcagcacagacaacagttgtggagttacagtcaaaaattagggaaaaccaataaaatgcaaaaaataggcacaaaattggccaggggtgtagtaccaccttaacaaaaTACCCTATTGTATTGAGCAATATAATGGGTTGACCCTCATCCTCTTGTGATCCTAGTATTATAATAGCGGTGTATTTGGGGGAGCTGGAGGGGGGGTAAGTTTTGTTTGAAAGATAAtagtgtcactaggatccacaacatgctcatctatcaggggcacagttctttaaccccaatacatttgtacattcatggaATGACCTGTCAAAATATGGgaataaaaactcatactctgcaacttcaggtcaaattttgcactatgattgtttaattcaggttattggactatgccattgggatgcggtcattgtggtccatagtgtgtggtggcctagatttatgataaataggattgaaagtggttgtcaaatcttagtgttagtgacagactttttattggatgtaaaatatttgatgtaacatatctaccgtatatctattcccattctatttccagtaatgtttaggggctgtgcaataattatgaggcccccAGTGGgggggttaaatttttttaaacggctcgccaaaaattgcttggccccaccctctcggcccaccaaaaattctttgcccccccccctgcacatgccaaatttttgggatcccaatttacaaaccttaaatggtcttgataaatgttgcgagcgcagcgagcaggacaatttgcataAAAGCGTTtcagtactgttttcctaagcctttttagcgtgttttatttaaaagacgccccatgaatgtgtgccaaaaatcgcttgccccccctttcggcttgccaaaaattgcttccaccccttgccaaaaatttcttgccccctccaattttaccctcccccacgaatgtttgatgacgtaaaatcgataataatatttctaccagatattatacgtaacatattatcgattttacatcagaCATTTTTTGTCTCACTTATAGCATGCTTATAGTCGGCTGGTTcattttgcatacctgcatactgcatatttttagagtttcttagtggcgagtaTATTAAAGCTACATTATTTGGAGAGCATGTTTTGGTGATGTTGGTGCGAACTTTGTGGTGATGGCGTTTATGGAgaggggtggatgggtgtgtatgCACTTCCATTTAATTtcttgatatttttcatttttataggtTAATGAGTGTTATGTTTTAACTTCGATAATATACATTGGAGAAAAAAAGAACCCAAGATATGTAGTAGATGCACTGTCACCTTAACAGTTTCACTGGACCTCCCCAAGGCTACATATGATCATTAATCAAACCATGATCAAACAACTGTGATCAAACTTACAAACACTTTCCTCTAAACCACATGTGTATGGTTTATCTACCATTTcgtttttgtattaaaatgtatcaTTGCAAACAAGCAATGTATTGTATCATTTGTTCTCAACTATAAAACAGGAAGTAACTTTACTGTGGCaccattttgggccaaaaaaatcaatgttttggttctcgtaccctccctcctcaatttctgagatttgtcagattgtttttatttttagtttctagatttttcaaatattttggaatgctttaggaaaaCTTCATACATAGACCTAAGTaagtttattaatattaaagtaacaagaatcacttccaagtcttttctaaggggtttatccctcataaTCACATGTttgagaagagaaaagaaaagggaccttCCTAATAAAGGACTTTCCTAAAGACTAGGAATAGATtcaaactactaacaatgcaaattttacattgaaaaaaaacctaCCTCATCATGCAGTTCATGAATACTCCTCCATGTATAAAATTACCATACCTCAACCCTGCGTAGGCCTATGATACTAAGTTTAAATTATACGACTCCCCCAATACCGCTTCACCAAATGTTTAGGGTTCAGGTTATATATTTTGAACTCAAACTATTTCCAATATTGGCATGTTTTTTAGATGTCTTTATGGTGTCAGGTCATAGCTCAAAAATATGGATTTCATATTATGTCCCATCATTCAGTGGGACATTCCACTTGTAACTGTAGTACATATAAAGCATAGATCATTCAAAGATACGGtaggcattatgggatatgatgTCACAAATCTACACTCATAATTGAAATAAACAATGTGTATATTTTGGAGAATATTTTGCCAAGCCATGTGCTAAATGAAATAGTTTATGTTAAGGTGATGCTGACTGAATCATTTAAGATTGAATGTTTTTCCAAATTGAGATGCAGACACCTAGAAAATTAATTCACACCCATAACACAAAGCTCCAGCATTGCACAGTCATCCAATCTAATTTATAGCATCTCTCGCAAATTTTGAGATGTCTGCCCAGGGTCAAACAAAAGTGTTTATATCATAGGGCctatgtgtttatattttgtttacgatATATGCCCAATCTTGCAACATTTGATGCTTACaactcgccactaagaaactctagaaatatgcagtatgcaggtatgcaaaacgaacctgtcGTGCTTATAGGGTCCTTCACACCAATTtttatgaacctgcaacaatctgtgGTAATTTGAGCCTGTATGACCCTGACATGACCTTGATAATTTTTGTCCACCATTAGGGGTAGTTCTAACCTGACGTTACTACCACTAGTATACCAAATGGTATATTTTGATTCTCATATTCTAACccagtctgccacagtctgcagtctgccagtctgcatattaggccaaggaaagtcgattttgagtttcccgtcacccgccctcacttcattttctgaccctcacttgaattcattattgtgattttccaaaaaataccgataaaaactggttatatttgcaaacaaaattatgaatatccctttattttttgtggaaaaatcaaaatcaaaacatgcattttgctgtcaaccttgcagactctttttaatatacttttgaatctcatttgggctaaacatccatcttcaagtgagtgagcggcaaataacaacgcattttacatgcgtgtttggtcatataatgaaaggcagaaaaataatgaataatgaataatgaaaaagttacctcacttgttttcagaaattatgtgacgggaaactcaaaattgactgttaggggccttaatGTAAGAACCGGGAGTGATACAAGTGTCTTTATCCAATAAATGGAAAGAAATCCAACATTTGTCCATTGTTTGCATGTTTCCtaactaaaaatatttaaaatacacATACCTGTGTGTGATGGAATATTAGACGTCCATATTGCAGTGATGCAGTCTCTCTCTCCTTCACTATGCTCTCTAGACGTCCATATTGCAGTCTCTCTCTCCTTCACTATCTATCAGTGACTGGCCTAAATACATGTAACACTGGCTTAATGTGTGATGGAATATTAGACGTCCATATTGCAGTCTctctccttcactatctatgttCTCTATCAGTAACTGGCCTAAATACATGTATCACTGGCTTAATGCCAGCACTGACCCAGAGGTCATGCAGAAGGGACAGTCAAGGTTCCTCCAATACAAAAAAAAGTTGCGTTTATGGGGCCAGTTTTTCATTTAATGTTGATTCCTTGTCACATTATTGAAGCATTATCTCCACATAGAGAGTATAGTATTGACAGTATTCcttttgaaaatatggattttgctATCTAATTATTAAAGCCTGATTCAGAACAAAATGTATCTCTTGCAATTTTGGGAGCATTTGAAAAAGTGGTATTAAAGTTtcctttgatcattaaaaatacctcTTTCAATGTACAATTAATTTAAAACAGGAAGCAAAATCAGCACCCTGATAAAATCTGAGACAAATATACCTGATAAATATTATTATAGCTTCTGTCATCAGTTGATTCAAATTGGTGAACAATGGGGAGTTTGTTGAACTTAGA of Amphiura filiformis chromosome 14, Afil_fr2py, whole genome shotgun sequence contains these proteins:
- the LOC140170541 gene encoding uncharacterized protein codes for the protein MSSRRPKRQWDLLNDPVCKYCKRRFINSIPRYLSHLRHHKLTITPYWYSNPHLPPKARCATLPWRNHKSDLGTFTVTCAKKNKPRDDKTQMQATPNNKNQHEKIQREKPYKCSYCNKSFSHMGNKNQHEKIHIGEKTYKCSYCNKSFSGMSNKNRHEKIHRGEKPYKCSYCNKSFNQMGNKNKHEMIHRGEKPYKCSYCNKSFSQMSDKNRHEMKHRGEKPCKCSYCNKSFSRMGDKNRHEKIHRGEKPYKCSYCNKSFIHMGDKNKHEKIHRGEKPYKCSYCNKSFSQMGHKNRHEKIHKGENPYKCSYCNKSFSRIDSKNQHERLHREEKPYKCSYCNKSFSQMGNKNQHEKIHRGEKPHKCSYCNKPFSQMGDKNQHEKIHRGEKTYKCSYCNKSFSQIDSKNQHERLHRGEKPYKCSYCNKSFSRIDSKNQHERLHRGEKPYKCSYCNKSFSRIDSKNQHERLHRGEKPYKCSYCNKSFSQMGYNSGNSRSVPVADDG